The Hymenobacter sp. 5317J-9 genome has a window encoding:
- a CDS encoding DUF4199 domain-containing protein — METNATPVTTTSVALHYGLLLAASGILVDFLVRIANFSFLTYGIVAGLTALIVTIVWIVLAHSAFKKANNGLMTFKQGLIIAMIMVLLSAIIASLFNFLYLNYIDEDFVERMKAGMTEFMEKNNVPEDQIAKSTAKFDEMNVGIVQSLLNGLKNGVIGGLVLGALITAFTKRSHPEFE, encoded by the coding sequence ATGGAAACTAATGCTACTCCTGTAACCACCACTTCTGTAGCCCTGCACTACGGCTTGCTATTAGCCGCGAGCGGCATATTAGTCGATTTTCTTGTTCGAATTGCCAATTTTAGCTTTTTGACCTATGGCATAGTGGCTGGGCTTACAGCACTAATTGTGACGATAGTCTGGATTGTACTTGCTCATTCTGCCTTCAAAAAAGCGAACAATGGGTTGATGACATTCAAGCAAGGGTTAATTATTGCTATGATAATGGTTTTGCTTTCCGCAATTATAGCAAGCCTTTTTAATTTCCTCTATCTGAATTACATCGATGAAGATTTTGTCGAGAGAATGAAAGCTGGCATGACTGAGTTCATGGAGAAAAATAATGTTCCAGAAGACCAAATAGCCAAAAGCACGGCCAAGTTTGATGAGATGAACGTGGGTATAGTTCAGTCACTGCTAAACGGACTGAAAAACGGCGTAATAGGCGGACTTGTCTTGGGCGCATTGATTACCGCATTTACCAAACGCAGCCACCCCGAGTTTGAATAA
- a CDS encoding RelA/SpoT family protein — protein sequence MPPVISPEAERQEILRHYRRLLRTAKPYLKDGDPKLIKKAFNQSLEAHKEMRRKSGEPYILHPLAVAQIAVEEIGLGTTSIVAALLHDVVEDTPTEISDIEREFGPKVARIIDGLTKISGVFEYGTSEQAENFRKMLLTLSEDVRVILIKIADRLHNMRTLDSMPRHKQLKIASETLYLYAPLAHRLGLYTIKSELEDLYLKFTDTETYNDIKSKVRQSQAARNRFIKEFVQPIDDELKAQGFDYEIKGRPKSIYSILKKMKKQNITFDEVYDLFAIRVILDVPPEQEKAACWQVYSIVTDFYQPNPDRLRDWVSTPKANGYESLHTTVMSRAGQWVEVQIRSRRMDDIAEKGYAAHWKYKDTGSIQPESSLEGWVNKVREMLESNNSSALEFMDEFRQNLFVKEVYAFTPKGKLVILPDKATALDFAFDIHSQIGLHCLGAKVNQKLEPLSYQLHNGDQVEILTSHKQRPTPEWLNYVITTKARSKIKDFLRDDKRAKAEDGRFLLEKRMEIIGVPFTQENFNRLLAYFNVATAQEFYYRLAIGQVDGRTIRESLFSSDKPVPSVLEPKTFDHEVQKIRGVRPDMLVVGEHTDKFNYSIARCCNPIPGDDVFGFETDQGLIIHRTSCPRAVDLMSNYGNRIVRAKWTDQLELAFLAGIRLKGSDRVGLVNDVTRIISTSLKVNMRSITINADDGIFDGQIMVFVNDTDHLNKLIQRLRKVNGVLQVERFDSQQA from the coding sequence ATGCCTCCCGTTATCTCTCCCGAAGCTGAGCGTCAGGAAATCCTGCGTCACTACCGCCGCTTGCTGCGCACGGCCAAACCGTACCTGAAGGACGGCGACCCCAAGCTGATTAAAAAAGCATTTAATCAGAGCCTTGAGGCGCACAAGGAAATGCGCCGGAAGTCGGGCGAGCCCTACATTCTGCACCCACTGGCAGTGGCCCAGATTGCGGTAGAGGAAATTGGGCTGGGCACCACGAGCATTGTGGCGGCGCTGCTGCACGACGTGGTGGAGGACACGCCCACCGAAATTTCGGACATTGAGCGCGAGTTCGGCCCCAAGGTGGCCCGCATCATTGACGGGCTGACCAAGATTTCGGGCGTTTTTGAGTACGGTACCAGCGAGCAGGCCGAAAACTTCCGCAAAATGCTGCTCACGCTGAGCGAGGACGTGCGCGTGATTCTCATCAAAATTGCTGACCGCCTGCACAACATGCGGACGCTGGACTCGATGCCGCGGCACAAGCAGCTGAAAATTGCCTCGGAAACGCTCTACCTGTATGCGCCGCTGGCCCACCGGCTGGGGCTCTACACGATAAAGAGTGAGCTGGAGGATTTGTACCTGAAGTTCACGGATACGGAGACGTACAACGACATCAAGTCGAAGGTGCGGCAAAGCCAGGCGGCGCGTAACCGCTTCATCAAGGAGTTTGTGCAGCCGATTGATGATGAGCTGAAGGCGCAGGGCTTCGACTACGAGATAAAAGGCCGGCCGAAGAGCATTTATTCCATCCTGAAAAAGATGAAGAAGCAGAACATCACCTTTGATGAGGTGTATGACCTGTTTGCCATTCGCGTGATTCTGGATGTGCCGCCGGAGCAGGAGAAAGCGGCCTGCTGGCAGGTGTATAGCATCGTAACGGACTTTTACCAGCCCAACCCCGACCGCCTGCGCGACTGGGTGAGCACGCCTAAAGCCAACGGCTACGAGAGCCTGCACACCACCGTGATGAGCCGGGCCGGGCAGTGGGTGGAGGTGCAAATCCGTTCGCGTCGCATGGACGACATCGCCGAAAAAGGATACGCCGCGCACTGGAAATACAAGGATACCGGCAGCATTCAGCCCGAAAGCTCCCTGGAAGGCTGGGTGAACAAGGTGCGCGAGATGCTGGAATCGAATAATTCGAGCGCGCTGGAGTTCATGGATGAGTTCCGCCAGAACCTGTTCGTGAAGGAAGTGTACGCCTTCACGCCCAAAGGCAAGCTGGTTATTCTGCCGGACAAAGCCACGGCACTGGATTTTGCCTTCGACATCCATTCCCAAATCGGCCTGCACTGCCTCGGCGCCAAGGTGAACCAAAAGTTGGAACCGCTGAGCTATCAGTTGCACAACGGCGACCAGGTCGAAATTCTGACCTCGCACAAGCAGCGTCCCACGCCGGAGTGGCTCAACTACGTCATCACGACCAAGGCCCGCTCCAAAATCAAAGATTTCCTGCGCGACGACAAGCGCGCCAAGGCCGAAGACGGCCGCTTCCTGCTCGAAAAGCGGATGGAAATCATCGGCGTGCCTTTCACGCAGGAAAATTTCAACCGGTTGCTGGCCTATTTTAACGTGGCCACGGCGCAGGAATTTTACTACCGCCTCGCCATCGGCCAGGTCGATGGCCGCACCATTCGCGAGTCGCTGTTTAGCTCCGATAAGCCGGTGCCTTCCGTACTCGAACCCAAAACCTTTGACCACGAGGTGCAGAAAATTCGCGGCGTGCGCCCCGATATGCTGGTGGTGGGCGAGCACACCGACAAGTTCAACTATAGCATCGCGCGCTGCTGCAATCCTATTCCCGGCGACGACGTGTTCGGCTTCGAAACCGACCAGGGCCTCATCATCCACCGCACCAGCTGCCCGCGCGCTGTGGATTTGATGTCGAACTACGGCAACCGCATTGTGCGCGCCAAGTGGACCGACCAGTTGGAACTGGCCTTCCTGGCTGGCATCCGCCTCAAAGGCTCCGACCGCGTAGGCCTCGTCAACGACGTGACGCGCATCATCAGCACCAGTCTCAAGGTCAACATGCGCTCCATCACCATCAACGCCGACGATGGCATTTTTGATGGCCAGATTATGGTGTTCGTCAACGACACCGACCACCTCAACAAGCTCATTCAGCGCCTGCGCAAGGTGAATGGCGTGCTGCAGGTTGAGCGGTTCGATTCGCAGCAGGCATGA
- a CDS encoding ATP-dependent Clp protease proteolytic subunit: MLNKQEFRKFAVKHQGLSGLGVDQYIQHVEGQTRGGLILPTGMTRSVIEERPTRFAEIDVFSRLIMDRIVFLGTAVDDYIANILTAQMLFLESADAKKDILLYINSPGGSVYAGLGIYDTMQYVNPDVATICTGLAASMGAVLLAGGAANKRSALPHARVMIHQPSGGAQGQSSDIEITAREILKLKKELYDILAQHTGKTYQEIHDNSDRDYWMRADEAKEYGLIDEVLEKKKA; encoded by the coding sequence ATGCTGAATAAACAAGAGTTTCGCAAGTTTGCGGTGAAGCACCAGGGCCTCAGCGGCCTGGGTGTGGACCAGTACATCCAACACGTAGAGGGCCAGACGCGCGGCGGCCTCATCCTGCCCACCGGCATGACCCGCTCGGTGATTGAGGAGCGCCCCACGCGCTTTGCCGAAATCGACGTGTTTTCGCGCCTCATCATGGACCGCATTGTGTTCCTGGGCACCGCCGTGGACGACTACATCGCCAATATCCTGACGGCGCAGATGCTGTTTCTGGAGTCGGCTGATGCCAAGAAAGACATTCTGCTCTACATCAACTCGCCCGGTGGCTCGGTGTACGCCGGCCTCGGCATCTACGACACCATGCAGTACGTGAACCCCGACGTGGCCACCATCTGCACGGGCTTGGCCGCTTCGATGGGCGCGGTGCTACTGGCGGGCGGTGCGGCCAACAAACGGTCGGCCCTCCCCCACGCCCGCGTGATGATTCACCAGCCTTCGGGCGGCGCGCAAGGCCAATCGTCGGACATCGAAATCACGGCGCGTGAAATCCTGAAGCTGAAGAAAGAACTGTATGACATTCTGGCGCAGCACACCGGCAAAACCTATCAGGAAATCCATGACAACTCGGACCGCGACTACTGGATGCGGGCCGACGAGGCCAAAGAGTACGGCCTGATTGACGAGGTGCTGGAGAAGAAGAAAGCGTAG
- a CDS encoding glycosyltransferase family 2 protein yields the protein MEISIVIPLLNEAESLPELTRWIAQVLRPRGLTYEVILIDDGSTDTSWEVIESLAADDAALRGIRFNRNYGKSAALNVGFEAARGRVVCTMDADLQDSPEELPELYRMIVEDKFDLVSGWKQKRYDPLSKTIPTKLFNGATRLMSGIQLHDFNCGLKSYDSRVVKSIEVYGEMHRYIPVIAKWNGFRKIGEKVVQHQERKYGYTKFGLERFIFGFLDLLSITFVGRFRRAPMHFFGTLGTLSFMLGLLITLWLTGEKVWLSLHNLKARQVTEQPLFFLALTAVVVGVVLFVAGFLGEMIQLNGPRRNDYLVRETVN from the coding sequence GTGGAGATATCCATCGTGATTCCTTTGCTCAACGAAGCAGAGTCTCTGCCGGAGCTGACCCGATGGATTGCCCAGGTGCTTCGCCCACGCGGGCTCACCTATGAGGTGATTTTGATTGACGACGGGTCGACGGATACCTCCTGGGAGGTCATTGAGTCCCTGGCGGCCGATGATGCGGCGCTACGAGGCATTCGTTTCAACCGGAATTATGGCAAGTCGGCGGCGCTGAACGTGGGATTTGAGGCGGCACGGGGCCGGGTGGTGTGCACCATGGACGCCGACCTGCAGGACTCGCCCGAAGAACTGCCCGAACTGTACCGCATGATTGTGGAAGACAAGTTCGACCTCGTGAGCGGATGGAAGCAAAAGCGGTATGACCCGCTGTCGAAAACCATTCCGACCAAGCTGTTCAACGGCGCCACGCGGCTGATGTCGGGCATTCAGCTGCACGATTTTAACTGCGGGCTGAAGTCGTATGACTCGCGCGTGGTGAAGAGCATTGAGGTGTACGGCGAAATGCACCGCTACATTCCGGTGATTGCCAAGTGGAACGGCTTCCGCAAGATTGGCGAGAAGGTGGTGCAGCATCAGGAGCGCAAGTACGGCTACACCAAATTCGGCCTGGAGCGGTTCATCTTCGGGTTTCTGGACCTGCTGAGCATCACGTTTGTGGGGCGCTTCCGGCGGGCGCCGATGCACTTCTTTGGCACGCTCGGCACGCTCTCGTTTATGCTCGGGCTGTTGATAACCCTGTGGCTGACGGGCGAGAAGGTGTGGCTTTCGCTGCACAACCTGAAAGCGCGGCAGGTGACGGAGCAGCCCCTGTTTTTCCTGGCGCTCACGGCGGTGGTGGTGGGCGTGGTGCTGTTTGTGGCGGGCTTTCTGGGCGAGATGATACAGCTCAACGGCCCGCGCCGGAACGACTACCTGGTGCGCGAAACGGTGAACTGA
- the tig gene encoding trigger factor encodes MNITLDKNDEQLTGLLTVHLTEADYAPTVDKQIKEYTKRAQVKGFRPGMVPVGMVRKMYGKGILAEEINKMLGKAVDSYIKENNIKLLGEPLPVASNVDFDTDKDFDFQFELGLLPDFTLPESLTAELHKVTIDDDTLAQTNEQIARQYGETTNPEASEAGDYLFGKLKKADEEGEGRTVLLPINKVAADQQEQFVGKKGGDVITFDLQKAFNNDAASISNFSGLSKAEATEATGDYVFNVEKVNRTAAPEFNQELFDKVFGPEAVSSQEEFDAKVRETIQSNYDREAEGALNNSIVEQLVNTVDIKIPTEFFKKWLVRANEGKLTPELVEQHYTDYEKELKWSMIRNKVVEEAGLKVSNDEIVNRTLDKIMGQFNMPNMPDEMRESMRSYADQYLKQENGKNFVNEYEAILAEKVLENLRGKVVVTDKPVTAEEFRTLHS; translated from the coding sequence TTGAACATTACCCTCGACAAGAACGACGAGCAGCTGACCGGGCTGCTGACCGTGCACCTGACCGAAGCCGACTACGCGCCCACCGTCGACAAGCAAATCAAGGAGTACACCAAGCGCGCCCAGGTGAAGGGTTTCCGCCCGGGCATGGTGCCCGTGGGCATGGTGCGCAAAATGTACGGCAAAGGCATTCTGGCTGAGGAAATCAACAAAATGCTGGGCAAGGCCGTGGACTCCTATATTAAGGAGAACAACATCAAGCTGCTGGGCGAGCCCCTGCCCGTGGCCAGCAACGTGGATTTCGACACCGACAAAGACTTCGATTTCCAGTTTGAGCTGGGCCTGCTGCCCGACTTCACCCTGCCCGAAAGCCTGACGGCCGAGCTGCACAAGGTGACCATCGACGACGACACCCTGGCCCAGACCAACGAGCAAATTGCTCGTCAGTACGGCGAAACCACCAACCCCGAGGCTTCGGAGGCCGGCGATTACCTCTTCGGCAAGCTGAAGAAGGCCGACGAAGAAGGCGAAGGCCGCACCGTGCTGCTGCCCATCAACAAAGTGGCGGCTGACCAGCAGGAGCAGTTTGTGGGCAAAAAGGGCGGCGACGTGATTACGTTCGACCTGCAAAAGGCTTTCAACAACGACGCGGCTTCGATTTCGAACTTCTCGGGCCTGAGCAAGGCCGAGGCCACGGAGGCCACCGGCGACTACGTGTTCAACGTGGAGAAGGTGAACCGCACGGCGGCTCCGGAGTTCAACCAGGAGCTGTTCGATAAGGTGTTCGGCCCCGAGGCTGTTTCGAGCCAGGAAGAGTTCGACGCCAAAGTGCGCGAAACCATTCAGTCGAACTACGACCGCGAGGCCGAAGGTGCGCTGAACAACAGCATCGTGGAGCAGCTGGTGAACACCGTGGACATCAAAATCCCCACGGAGTTCTTCAAGAAGTGGCTGGTGCGCGCCAACGAGGGCAAACTGACGCCCGAGCTGGTGGAGCAGCACTACACCGACTACGAGAAGGAGCTGAAGTGGAGCATGATTCGCAACAAGGTGGTGGAAGAAGCCGGCCTGAAAGTGAGCAACGACGAAATCGTGAACCGCACCCTCGACAAAATCATGGGCCAGTTCAACATGCCGAACATGCCCGACGAGATGCGCGAGTCGATGCGCAGCTACGCCGACCAGTACCTGAAGCAGGAGAACGGCAAGAACTTCGTGAACGAGTACGAGGCCATTCTGGCAGAGAAAGTGCTCGAAAACCTGCGCGGCAAAGTTGTTGTTACGGACAAGCCCGTAACGGCCGAAGAATTCCGGACCCTGCACAGCTAA
- a CDS encoding CHY zinc finger protein produces the protein MRPAVSIVCHGTDVNERTQCAHWHSERDIIGIRFKCCDTFYACFDCHQEAAGHAPVVWPAAEFDAEAIYCGNCNSTLSIECYLSCGNTCPHCQAAFNPGCARHYPLYFEQVEPKTPSGA, from the coding sequence ATGAGGCCGGCCGTTTCCATCGTTTGCCACGGCACCGACGTCAACGAGCGCACCCAATGCGCCCATTGGCATTCCGAGCGCGATATCATCGGCATCCGGTTTAAGTGCTGCGATACGTTCTACGCCTGCTTCGACTGTCATCAGGAGGCCGCTGGCCACGCCCCTGTGGTATGGCCCGCCGCCGAGTTCGACGCCGAAGCCATTTATTGCGGCAACTGCAACAGCACCCTCAGCATCGAGTGCTACTTGAGCTGTGGCAACACCTGCCCGCACTGCCAGGCCGCCTTCAACCCCGGTTGTGCCCGGCACTACCCGCTTTATTTTGAGCAGGTCGAACCTAAAACGCCTTCTGGCGCTTAA
- a CDS encoding STAS domain-containing protein produces the protein MTTTSSVQNGILFVRLTGDLIGSPDTDQLLQSVNTHLGDDLNQCAVDLSEIRYINSTGIGVLVSLLTKFRSRGGEMVLINPADHPKKMLAITKLNNIFTVSPDEATARQQLTPAAN, from the coding sequence ATGACCACCACCAGCTCCGTTCAAAACGGCATCCTTTTCGTTCGCCTCACCGGCGACCTCATCGGCAGCCCCGATACCGACCAGCTCCTGCAGTCCGTCAACACGCACCTCGGCGACGACCTCAACCAGTGCGCCGTCGACCTCTCCGAAATCCGCTACATCAACAGCACCGGCATCGGTGTCCTCGTTTCGCTTCTCACCAAGTTCCGCAGCCGCGGCGGCGAGATGGTCCTCATCAACCCCGCCGACCATCCCAAGAAAATGCTGGCCATCACGAAGCTGAACAACATCTTCACCGTTTCGCCCGATGAAGCCACCGCCCGCCAACAGCTAACCCCGGCCGCCAATTAG
- a CDS encoding transcriptional repressor: MEEVRKLFTAHLENKGLRKTGERYAILEEIYARSGHFDVDELYAGMKERGLQVSRATVYNTLDLLVEQGLVSKHQFGRNLAQYEKSYGYRQHDHVICTECHKVVEFCDPRIHGIQTMVGELLNFHILHHSLNLYGICGDCRAQAAARSSASAPSA, encoded by the coding sequence CTGGAAGAAGTCCGCAAGCTCTTCACCGCCCACCTCGAAAACAAAGGCCTTCGCAAAACCGGCGAGCGCTATGCCATTCTCGAAGAAATCTACGCCCGCTCCGGCCACTTCGACGTCGACGAACTTTACGCCGGCATGAAGGAGCGCGGCCTGCAGGTGAGCCGGGCCACGGTCTATAATACCCTCGATTTGCTCGTCGAGCAGGGCCTCGTCAGCAAGCACCAGTTCGGCCGCAACCTCGCCCAGTACGAGAAGAGCTACGGCTACCGCCAGCACGACCACGTCATCTGCACCGAATGTCATAAAGTGGTGGAATTCTGCGACCCGCGCATCCACGGCATCCAGACCATGGTCGGCGAGCTCCTGAACTTCCATATCTTGCACCATTCTTTAAATCTTTACGGCATCTGCGGCGACTGTCGTGCCCAGGCCGCCGCCCGTTCTTCCGCATCCGCTCCATCCGCATGA
- a CDS encoding DUF4199 domain-containing protein: MAVSSSDSAPRYVPDSRRLVIGLALRFGIGVGLVCVLWMVGLQLAGNNGFGPKQLMAQLLVPMAAVASQWVLRRSVKPNKPGLGRSLGVGVLTVLLAAAVSAVGVLALAAGAGPTAVAQHRAEVKEIVQAQQRLADKGTVTATQRAQQLQKVEALTVGDMASSNFLQVLVLGLVLAVPAGIFLRE; this comes from the coding sequence ATGGCTGTTTCCTCTTCTGACTCTGCTCCGCGCTACGTTCCCGATTCGCGCCGGCTGGTCATTGGGCTGGCGCTTCGCTTTGGCATTGGGGTGGGCTTGGTGTGCGTGCTGTGGATGGTGGGGCTGCAACTTGCTGGCAACAATGGCTTTGGGCCAAAGCAATTGATGGCTCAGCTGCTGGTGCCGATGGCGGCCGTGGCTAGCCAATGGGTGCTGCGCCGCTCCGTGAAACCTAACAAGCCTGGGTTGGGGCGCTCCCTGGGAGTGGGCGTGCTGACGGTTTTGCTGGCGGCGGCGGTGTCGGCGGTAGGGGTATTGGCGCTGGCTGCGGGGGCCGGACCGACGGCCGTGGCCCAGCACCGTGCCGAGGTGAAAGAAATTGTGCAGGCCCAGCAACGGCTGGCGGACAAGGGGACGGTGACGGCCACGCAGCGTGCGCAGCAGCTGCAGAAAGTGGAGGCGCTGACCGTGGGCGACATGGCCAGCAGCAATTTTCTGCAGGTATTGGTGCTGGGATTGGTGCTGGCGGTGCCAGCGGGGATATTTCTACGAGAATAA
- a CDS encoding BatA domain-containing protein — protein MSLLYPGFLFGLGAVVIPIIIHLLQLRKPQRVLFTNNAIIRDVELITVRHRRVQQLVILLARILAIIALVIAFCQPIIPTKNGRVGIASQSVDVWADNSFSMQAPRATGERLFDAAVDQAKVLGQSLGRSEKIHFGQAGSSALAKDAFLQKLAELRLGGKPVRRNVEGNSGEAVYIFSDFQRNQFTASNIESLAGVRQTLLIPMVAKPTGNAYVDSLWVEDAFVRTRANVGLHIKVRNGGSAVVSDCPVKVYLGAKQVAAFRVTVEPEVSVETVVQVQLVDEGNALGRVVMDDQPVSFDNTFYFTLQPATSIRIVEIGEEPATQQAYANEPLFAYAFAKAGQIDFGVLKKANLVIVRELAGVDAGLREELGQVVKRGGSVVVVPPSGEQAGVLTRLCLRNWGLDKRSGRTLQKCLNCEKWLCPAARSRFFAMCLERSRAR, from the coding sequence ATGTCGTTATTATATCCGGGATTTTTGTTTGGACTTGGGGCTGTTGTTATTCCAATCATCATTCATTTACTACAACTACGAAAACCACAACGAGTACTTTTTACCAATAATGCAATTATTCGTGATGTTGAACTGATAACAGTGCGACATCGTCGTGTTCAGCAACTAGTAATTCTTCTAGCTAGGATATTGGCTATAATTGCTTTGGTAATTGCGTTCTGTCAGCCTATTATCCCGACAAAAAACGGCCGAGTTGGGATTGCTAGTCAGTCAGTTGATGTATGGGCCGATAATTCGTTTAGCATGCAGGCGCCGAGAGCTACTGGTGAGCGGTTATTTGATGCTGCTGTAGACCAGGCTAAGGTGTTGGGCCAGTCGTTGGGAAGGTCAGAAAAGATTCATTTTGGCCAAGCGGGAAGCAGTGCTTTGGCAAAAGATGCTTTTTTGCAAAAGCTCGCAGAATTGCGGCTGGGAGGAAAGCCAGTGAGGCGAAATGTTGAGGGTAACTCTGGAGAAGCAGTTTATATCTTTTCGGATTTTCAACGGAACCAGTTTACTGCCAGTAATATAGAGTCTTTAGCGGGCGTCAGACAAACGTTGTTGATACCCATGGTAGCAAAGCCAACCGGCAATGCCTATGTTGACAGCTTATGGGTGGAAGATGCTTTTGTTCGAACGCGGGCCAATGTGGGATTGCACATCAAGGTTAGAAATGGGGGAAGTGCCGTGGTAAGTGATTGCCCGGTGAAAGTATACCTTGGAGCGAAGCAGGTAGCTGCTTTTCGGGTGACGGTTGAGCCTGAAGTTTCGGTAGAAACGGTGGTGCAGGTTCAATTGGTGGATGAAGGAAACGCATTGGGGCGAGTGGTGATGGACGACCAGCCTGTATCCTTTGATAATACGTTCTATTTTACGCTACAGCCAGCAACGTCTATTCGCATAGTTGAGATTGGAGAAGAGCCCGCGACTCAGCAAGCGTATGCCAACGAGCCCCTGTTTGCTTACGCATTCGCGAAAGCGGGCCAAATTGATTTTGGTGTCTTGAAGAAGGCCAACCTAGTAATTGTGCGCGAGCTAGCAGGGGTTGATGCTGGTTTGCGCGAAGAATTGGGGCAGGTGGTGAAGCGTGGGGGAAGTGTGGTAGTCGTGCCTCCGTCGGGGGAGCAGGCCGGAGTTCTTACCAGGCTCTGTTTAAGGAATTGGGGATTGGACAAGCGCAGTGGGAGAACGCTGCAGAAGTGCCTGAACTGCGAGAAGTGGCTATGCCCAGCGGCCAGGAGCCGTTTTTTCGCAATGTGTTTGGAGCGCAGTCGCGCGCGGTGA
- a CDS encoding adenylosuccinate synthase has product MPVDVLVGLQWGDEGKGKIVDVLAPTYDAVARFQGGPNAGHTLYFDGVKHVLHQVPSGIFHPHILNIVGNGVVLDPIVFRQELQKLTDRGVDWSQNLYISKKAQLILPSHRALDRISEEARGNTKIGSTLKGIGPTYSDKIGRVGLRVSHILLLDFQQRYQEAVAQHAAIAAHHGKQLEIESLEADFFSAVEFLRTLQLTDTEYLLNDLLTQGKRILAEGAQGSLLDIDFGSYPYVTSSSTIAAGACTGLGIAPRHIDKVYGITKAYCTRVGSGPFPTELHDEVGEQIRQAGREFGSTTGRPRRTGWIDLPALRYAIMLNGVTELHLMKADVLDGFAEIQACTHYRTATGASTPQLPDPGELTTVTPEYLTLPGWNTDLTQTTDAAQLPANLITYLEFLERELQVPISIVSVGPDRVSTLHR; this is encoded by the coding sequence ATGCCAGTAGACGTATTAGTAGGCCTCCAATGGGGCGATGAAGGCAAAGGCAAAATCGTAGACGTATTAGCCCCCACCTACGACGCCGTCGCCCGCTTTCAGGGCGGCCCCAACGCCGGCCACACCCTCTATTTCGATGGCGTCAAGCACGTCCTGCACCAAGTGCCCAGCGGCATTTTCCACCCGCATATCCTCAACATCGTCGGCAACGGCGTCGTCCTCGACCCCATCGTTTTCCGCCAGGAGCTCCAAAAACTCACCGATAGGGGAGTAGACTGGTCCCAAAACCTCTACATCTCCAAAAAAGCCCAGCTCATCCTGCCGTCACACCGCGCCCTCGACCGCATCAGCGAAGAAGCCCGCGGCAACACCAAAATCGGCAGCACCCTCAAAGGCATCGGCCCCACCTACTCCGATAAAATCGGCCGCGTCGGCCTCCGCGTCAGTCACATCCTGCTGCTCGATTTCCAGCAACGCTACCAGGAAGCTGTTGCCCAGCACGCCGCCATCGCCGCCCACCACGGCAAGCAGCTCGAAATCGAGTCTCTCGAAGCCGACTTCTTCTCCGCCGTCGAATTCCTGCGCACCCTCCAGCTCACCGACACCGAATACCTCCTCAACGACCTCCTCACCCAAGGCAAGCGCATCCTCGCCGAAGGTGCCCAGGGCTCCTTATTAGATATCGACTTCGGTTCCTATCCCTACGTTACCTCCTCCAGCACCATCGCCGCCGGCGCCTGCACCGGTCTCGGTATTGCCCCCCGCCATATTGATAAGGTGTACGGCATTACCAAAGCATACTGTACCCGCGTCGGCAGCGGCCCCTTTCCCACCGAGCTCCACGACGAAGTGGGTGAGCAAATCCGCCAAGCCGGCCGCGAGTTCGGTTCCACCACCGGCCGTCCCCGCCGTACCGGCTGGATAGACCTGCCCGCCCTCCGCTATGCCATCATGCTCAACGGCGTCACCGAGCTGCACCTTATGAAAGCCGACGTACTCGACGGCTTCGCCGAAATCCAGGCCTGCACCCACTACCGCACCGCCACCGGCGCCAGCACCCCCCAACTCCCCGACCCCGGCGAGCTCACCACCGTCACACCCGAGTACCTCACCCTCCCCGGCTGGAACACCGACCTTACCCAAACCACCGACGCCGCCCAACTCCCCGCCAACCTGATTACGTACCTCGAATTCCTAGAACGTGAGCTCCAGGTCCCCATCAGCATCGTTAGCGTGGGCCCAGACAGGGTTAGCACCCTCCACCGCTAA